In one window of Candidatus Deferrimicrobiaceae bacterium DNA:
- a CDS encoding Hsp20/alpha crystallin family protein has product MKRHGVTTGCPDDALRTGILMLGGVTLLDVLTEGNYHVPADVNETGEGVSIRIEVPGVTVRQIQVVVRGTRVEVSGEKRPDQAGCDASYLCMERTFGKFSRVFEISGAVNLAQMTATLRGGVLTLFVPKVGERRGRERRVRIDAEDER; this is encoded by the coding sequence GTGAAAAGGCATGGCGTGACGACGGGTTGCCCCGACGACGCGCTCCGCACCGGCATCCTGATGCTGGGCGGCGTGACGCTGCTCGACGTGCTGACTGAAGGCAACTACCACGTGCCGGCCGACGTCAACGAGACCGGCGAGGGCGTATCCATCCGGATCGAGGTGCCGGGCGTCACCGTCCGCCAGATCCAGGTCGTGGTCCGCGGAACAAGGGTCGAGGTGTCCGGCGAAAAACGGCCCGACCAGGCCGGGTGCGACGCCTCCTACCTGTGCATGGAACGCACGTTCGGCAAGTTCTCCCGGGTGTTCGAGATCAGCGGCGCCGTGAACCTGGCCCAGATGACCGCGACGCTCAGGGGGGGGGTCCTCACCCTGTTCGTCCCGAAGGTGGGCGAACGGCGCGGGCGCGAGCGGCGCGTCCGGATCGACGCGGAAGACGAGCGCTGA